CGGTGAAGAAGGGTGGGAGATTTATGCTCCTACGGAGTCTGGGCTCAAGCTCTGGGATACGCTGTGGGCGGCGGGACAACCCCACGGACTGATCGCCGCTGGTCTGGGAGCGTTTGAAACCCTGCGATTGGAAAAAGGCTTCCTGTTTTGGGGGCACGACATTCACACGGAATACGACCCCTATGAGGCGGGTTTGGGCTTTGCGGTGAAGCCACAGAAGGGTGACTTTATCGGCAAGGAAGCGTTGCTACAGCGTCAGGACTACGCCAGTCGTAAACTTTGCTTTGTAACGCTAGATGATCCGTCGGCGATCGCGATGGGCAAAGAACCCGTGATTGCCGACGGTAAGGTGCTGGGCTATGCCACCAGCGCGGGCTATGGCTACAGTTTGGGGCGCTGCGTGGTGTACGCCTATCTGCCGCTGACCTATGCTCAACCCGGCACTAAGGTCTCGGTGGAATACTTCGGCAAGCCCCTCGCGGCCACAGTGGTTGAGAAGCTGCTGTAGGCGAATGGCACTGAAGTAAGGCTGGTGGGCCGTACCCTACGGTAAATCAAAGCTTTCGGCGATCGCAAAACGCTAATTTCAGTACCATTCTGCTGTAGATGCTTTCGGTCTCACGACATTTCTGCACTGGGGTTCTGCTCAATCGCAACCTTCACAGTCTGGGGGTTGATTGAGCGACACCCTCTCCAATGAGGTATTCAGAATGCAAATTCTCGGACTCGAACTCCTGTTTGTTGTGCTGTGGAGTTCTGGCTTCATTGGCGCAAAATATGGGTTGCCCTACGCGGGGCCATTCACGCTGTTGTTTGTTCGCTATGTTTTAGTGGCAATACTGCTACTGATCTGGTTGAGCTATCGTCGGAAGCTACGGTTTCATAGCAAGACGGCGATCGCCCGTTCTGCCTTCGTGGGTGTGCTCGCCCACGCCGTTTGGCTCAGTGCGGCATTGGGGGCGATCGCGCTGGGCGTTTCACCCTGGATTGTGGCGCTGATCACGGCGTTGCAGCCCATGGCCACCAGTGTTTTATCTGGCCCGCTCTTGGGCGAGTCGATATCGCCGGTGCAGTGGTGCGGCACCGGAGTCGGTCTGGTCGGCGTCGTGCTGGTGGTCATTACCAAACTGGAGGGGGCCGGAGCGGTTGCGCCGATCGGGTATCTGCTGCCCTTTTTGGCGGCGGCCAGCATGACCGTGGCGACGCTATATCAACGACACCTGAATCGCACCCAGCCAGAGCAAAATTTGCCGGTTATTCAGAGTTTGTTTGTACAGGCCGTGGCCAGCGCGATCGTTCTGTGGCCCTTGGCAGTGTTGATCGAGGGCTTGAGCCTGCAGTGGAGTCGGCAGTTCGTGTT
Above is a genomic segment from Leptolyngbya sp. CCY15150 containing:
- a CDS encoding DMT family transporter, giving the protein MQILGLELLFVVLWSSGFIGAKYGLPYAGPFTLLFVRYVLVAILLLIWLSYRRKLRFHSKTAIARSAFVGVLAHAVWLSAALGAIALGVSPWIVALITALQPMATSVLSGPLLGESISPVQWCGTGVGLVGVVLVVITKLEGAGAVAPIGYLLPFLAAASMTVATLYQRHLNRTQPEQNLPVIQSLFVQAVASAIVLWPLAVLIEGLSLQWSRQFVFALGWLIVVLSIGSYGLMLKLLEYRTAARVASLMYLTPPTTLVLGFLLFNDQIAWVDAVGLVIAAIGVILVYRGGTDSPKKVPNTDPRRFLSMKP